The nucleotide sequence GAAGATGTAGCCAAAATCACGGTTGTCGGCATGCCTGCCAAGGTCGGGACGCTTTCCCGTCTGTTCAATACGCTGGCGGACAATCAGGTGAACGTCGATATCATTATCCAAAGCTCCTATGATGCGTCTGTTACGAACATTTCTTTTACCGTTGCAGCGGATGACCTGAAAAAAGCACTGGATACGCTGGACAGAAACAAAAACGAGCTTGGCTTTGAAAAAGTCGATTTCGAGGAAGGTTTGACCAAGGTATCGATTGTTGGCTCGGGTATGATCAACAATCCAGGGGTAGCTGCTGAAATGTTCCGCGTCCTGGCAGAAAAAGAAATTTCTATTAAAATGGTATCTACGTCTGATATCAAGGTTTCTTGCGTCATTCCAGCAGCCTTGACGGAGCTGGCTGTTCGCAGTCTTCATTCGGCATATGGTCTGGATGTCGAGGAAACCGCGGTTGTGCACGGAGTATAAAATATGGATGCTCCCTCTCCCTTTGTTATAGGTAGAGGGGGCATTTTCTTCATGACGCCACTTGTACAGATATACGTATGTCTGAAGGGCTTTCCATCTCGATTTTGCTGAACGCTTCTCTTTCTTTCCACTGCTCAATCATACCAGCGATGATTCCAGCCTCAAAAGAAAGACTGCATGCCAGTCTCTCTATAGACTGGTAGCTAAAAATAGAATGAGTGAGCGAATAGACGATAGTTTGCCGGGTCTCCTCCACGACGTCTAGCTGGCCTAATCCGAGTCGAATAAAAGGCATAATCGGGCCAGTTGCAGATTGAATGGGGATTTGGCGGCCCATGTTTTTTCCAATCCAATAGAGGATATGGTTTTCACTATCACCTAGCAGGGTGCTGGTCAGCGTTTCACGTAGAAGATGATAGCCAAGATAGGGCATATTCATTCTTTCCGCATAGGGAATGGTCTCCGGTGGCAACAGTGCTGCT is from Brevibacillus brevis and encodes:
- a CDS encoding YslB family protein — its product is MKEKDQLAALLPPETIPYAERMNMPYLGYHLLRETLTSTLLGDSENHILYWIGKNMGRQIPIQSATGPIMPFIRLGLGQLDVVEETRQTIVYSLTHSIFSYQSIERLACSLSFEAGIIAGMIEQWKEREAFSKIEMESPSDIRISVQVAS